One region of Microbacterium sp. M28 genomic DNA includes:
- the nirD gene encoding nitrite reductase small subunit NirD: MTIAAEQQTLIRVCAIADLEVERGRAALFGTTQIALFLLADGSVHAVANLDPYSGANVMSRGIVGTRGDAPTVASPMHKQVFDLRTGECLDAQGKTPIALRRWPVVIIDEVVHIDAEELR; this comes from the coding sequence ATGACCATCGCGGCAGAGCAGCAGACCCTGATCCGCGTGTGCGCGATCGCAGACCTCGAGGTCGAACGCGGCAGGGCCGCACTGTTCGGGACGACCCAGATCGCCCTGTTCCTCCTCGCAGACGGCAGCGTCCACGCCGTCGCCAACCTCGATCCGTACAGCGGCGCGAACGTCATGTCCCGGGGCATCGTCGGCACTCGAGGCGACGCGCCGACCGTCGCTTCCCCGATGCACAAGCAGGTGTTCGATCTGCGCACCGGCGAGTGTCTCGACGCGCAGGGCAAGACGCCGATCGCGCTGCGCCGCTGGCCCGTCGTCATCATCGACGAGGTCGTCCACATCGACGCCGAGGAGCTGCGATGA
- the cobA gene encoding uroporphyrinogen-III C-methyltransferase, with translation MTLMLSVALTGRDVLLVGGGAVTARRLRRFLAEGARVRVVAPDLHPETAALVEAHAIPWRRGTFRGSDLRGAWLVHAATGRQRVDRDIAARCERRRVLCINAGDGGHGSARMTAQVDSGDITVAVTSTVGVDPRRSATVRDAIGDQLAEGRLPLRRQREGGPGRVDLVGGGPGPADLMTVRARRLIAEADVIVADRLGPTIEVLQAIDPHVQVIDVGKRPGSHPVPQEEINRLIVEHAAAGRRVVRLKGGDPFVFGRGGEEMQACLAAGIPVDVVPAPSSAIAVPQAAGIPVTHRGTASAIHVVNGQGPITTSTLESMADDSVTTVVLMGVAALGGIVDAALRHGIAADRPMAFVESGHTPQQRTTRTTLGRASEDAAAIGLRNPAVIVIGDVARADLLMPAPERIGASLA, from the coding sequence ATGACGCTCATGCTCTCGGTCGCGTTGACCGGCCGTGACGTCCTGCTGGTCGGCGGGGGAGCCGTGACGGCCCGACGCCTGCGCAGGTTCCTCGCCGAGGGTGCCCGCGTGCGGGTGGTCGCCCCCGATCTGCACCCGGAGACCGCAGCCCTCGTCGAGGCCCATGCGATCCCGTGGCGACGCGGGACGTTCCGCGGCTCCGACCTCCGCGGTGCGTGGCTCGTGCACGCCGCCACCGGACGGCAGCGTGTCGATCGGGACATCGCAGCCCGGTGCGAACGCCGCAGAGTGCTCTGCATTAACGCCGGCGACGGCGGACACGGTTCGGCCAGGATGACCGCTCAGGTGGACTCCGGCGACATCACCGTCGCCGTGACGAGCACGGTCGGTGTCGACCCGCGCCGCAGCGCCACGGTGCGCGACGCGATCGGCGATCAGCTCGCCGAAGGACGACTGCCGCTGCGGCGGCAGCGGGAAGGCGGCCCCGGGCGAGTCGATCTCGTCGGCGGCGGCCCAGGCCCCGCCGACCTGATGACGGTTCGTGCGCGGCGGCTGATCGCGGAGGCCGACGTGATCGTCGCCGATCGGCTCGGACCGACGATCGAGGTGCTCCAGGCGATCGACCCGCACGTGCAGGTCATCGACGTGGGCAAGCGCCCCGGCAGCCACCCCGTACCGCAGGAGGAGATCAACCGCCTCATCGTCGAGCACGCCGCGGCCGGTCGCCGCGTCGTGCGGCTGAAGGGCGGAGACCCGTTCGTGTTCGGTCGCGGCGGGGAGGAGATGCAGGCGTGCCTGGCCGCGGGCATCCCGGTCGACGTCGTGCCGGCGCCGTCCAGCGCGATCGCCGTTCCGCAGGCGGCCGGAATCCCGGTGACCCACCGCGGCACGGCATCCGCGATCCACGTGGTGAACGGTCAGGGGCCGATCACGACCAGTACGCTGGAGTCGATGGCGGATGACTCTGTGACGACAGTCGTGCTGATGGGCGTCGCCGCCCTCGGCGGGATCGTCGACGCAGCGCTGCGGCACGGCATCGCGGCGGATCGCCCTATGGCGTTCGTCGAGAGCGGGCACACGCCGCAGCAGCGGACGACGCGGACGACGCTGGGTCGCGCGTCCGAGGACGCCGCAGCCATCGGCCTGCGCAACCCCGCCGTCATCGTGATCGGCGATGTGGCGCGTGCTGATCTGCTCATGCCCGCGCCCGAGCGGATCGGGGCATCCCTGGCGTGA
- a CDS encoding uroporphyrinogen-III synthase, translating into MTERPQLEAVLTGCTMVIAAERRAGDLATALERRGAQVYRAPALSILPNADDDVLLERTRALIAHPPDVVIVTTGVGFRGWIDAAHENGLAEDLAEAFRGTQFVARGPKAHGAIQQAGFVADWVAESETAAEVGEYLTVSGVAGRRIAIQHHGAGSDGLDELMTQHGADVVNITVYRWGPPPDPKIVSRSAMQAATGEVDAVLFTSAPGAAEWIRAAERGGRLEAIRERATSGRLLLASVGPVTATPLDAAGLRTTLAVRGRLGSLVRCVVDHYATGLAPQLITMAGTIEVRSGGALVDGRFIPLSRASANVLGALFDAGGRVLSREELGRVLPRGGENAHAVEMAIARLREALGCPDAVKTVIKRGYRLTVVETP; encoded by the coding sequence GTGACAGAACGACCCCAGCTCGAGGCCGTGCTCACCGGCTGCACCATGGTGATCGCCGCCGAACGGCGCGCCGGCGACCTCGCGACCGCGTTGGAACGGCGCGGCGCGCAGGTGTACCGGGCGCCCGCCCTCAGCATCCTTCCCAACGCCGACGACGACGTCCTCCTGGAACGCACCCGCGCGCTCATCGCCCATCCTCCGGATGTCGTGATCGTCACCACCGGCGTCGGATTCCGCGGGTGGATCGACGCCGCGCACGAGAACGGACTCGCGGAGGACCTGGCCGAGGCGTTCCGCGGCACGCAGTTCGTCGCGAGAGGCCCCAAGGCGCATGGCGCGATCCAGCAGGCGGGCTTCGTCGCCGATTGGGTCGCCGAATCCGAGACGGCTGCCGAAGTGGGGGAGTACCTCACGGTGAGCGGCGTCGCCGGACGTCGGATCGCGATCCAGCACCACGGCGCCGGGTCGGACGGTCTGGACGAACTCATGACGCAGCACGGAGCGGATGTCGTGAACATCACCGTGTACCGCTGGGGCCCGCCGCCGGATCCCAAGATCGTGAGCCGTTCCGCGATGCAGGCGGCCACCGGCGAGGTGGACGCGGTCCTGTTCACCTCGGCGCCAGGCGCCGCGGAGTGGATCAGAGCGGCGGAGCGCGGCGGGCGTCTGGAGGCGATCCGCGAGCGAGCCACCTCCGGACGGTTGCTGCTGGCTTCCGTCGGCCCTGTGACGGCGACGCCGCTCGACGCGGCCGGCCTGCGCACGACGCTCGCGGTCCGCGGGCGCCTCGGATCGCTCGTGCGATGCGTCGTGGATCACTACGCCACGGGCCTGGCGCCGCAGCTGATCACCATGGCGGGGACCATCGAAGTGCGAAGCGGCGGTGCGCTGGTCGACGGCCGGTTCATCCCGCTCTCGCGCGCCTCGGCCAACGTGCTCGGAGCACTGTTCGACGCCGGCGGACGCGTGCTGTCGCGCGAGGAGCTGGGCCGAGTGCTGCCACGCGGTGGCGAGAACGCGCATGCGGTCGAGATGGCGATCGCGCGACTGCGAGAAGCTCTGGGCTGTCCGGATGCCGTGAAGACGGTGATCAAGCGCGGGTATCGTCTCACCGTGGTGGAGACGCCGTGA
- a CDS encoding sirohydrochlorin chelatase: protein MTTLIACSHGTDSADGQRTIEELVALVREQIPRTRVVQAFVDVQEPDIASVVDRAVEDDDVVVVPLLLSVGFHTAVDIARAVRRHAGVRQAEPLGTHPLVAQVLATRLRAAIGGTWVDGDAVVLAAAGSSNPAAIADVETAAERLRSLIPAPVTIGYASAIDPRIPEAVQAARDAGARRVIAASHVLAPGYFAGLVQAAGADLVSAPLGADLRMAEVVVDRFRSA from the coding sequence ATGACGACCCTGATCGCGTGCTCGCACGGCACGGACTCGGCCGACGGTCAGCGCACGATCGAAGAGCTCGTCGCGCTGGTGCGCGAACAGATCCCGCGCACCAGGGTGGTCCAGGCGTTCGTCGACGTGCAGGAACCGGACATCGCCTCGGTCGTCGACCGCGCGGTCGAGGACGACGACGTGGTCGTGGTGCCGCTGCTGCTCTCCGTGGGCTTCCACACCGCCGTCGACATCGCCAGGGCCGTGCGCCGCCATGCCGGGGTGCGGCAGGCCGAGCCCCTGGGTACGCATCCGCTCGTCGCTCAGGTCCTCGCGACGCGGCTCCGGGCGGCGATCGGAGGCACATGGGTCGACGGAGACGCCGTGGTGCTGGCCGCCGCCGGCTCCAGCAACCCGGCCGCGATCGCGGACGTCGAGACCGCAGCGGAACGGCTGCGCTCGCTGATCCCCGCGCCCGTGACGATCGGCTACGCCTCGGCGATCGATCCGCGGATCCCCGAGGCCGTGCAGGCCGCGCGGGATGCCGGAGCTCGGCGCGTCATCGCCGCCAGCCACGTCCTCGCGCCCGGCTACTTCGCCGGACTCGTCCAGGCGGCGGGCGCCGACCTCGTCTCGGCGCCCCTGGGCGCCGATCTCCGCATGGCCGAGGTCGTCGTCGACCGGTTCCGGTCGGCCTGA
- a CDS encoding formate/nitrite transporter family protein, whose protein sequence is MSYIKPAELVTRMVDAGAYKMQLSTRDTLIRAFMGAALLTIAAAFAVTVSTQTGQPLLGALLFPVGFVMLYLLGYDLLTGVFTLGPLAVLDRRPGATFGALMRNWGLVFLGNFGGAFLVAILMAIYFTYGFSTEASAVGQAISDIGHGRTVGYADHGAAGMLTLFIRGVLCNWMVSTGVVLAMISDSTIGKIVAMWMPIMLFFYMGFEHSIVNMFLFPSGLLLGADFTLWDYLIWNEIPTVFGNLVGGLLFVGLPLYYTHGRPKARKARAAGRRARATASAPAAPAPTEDVVDTATREPARVS, encoded by the coding sequence GTGTCGTACATCAAACCTGCCGAGCTCGTCACCCGCATGGTGGACGCCGGCGCATACAAGATGCAGCTGTCCACGCGTGACACGCTGATCCGCGCCTTCATGGGCGCCGCCCTGCTCACCATCGCCGCGGCCTTCGCGGTCACCGTGTCCACGCAGACCGGCCAGCCCCTGCTCGGTGCGCTCCTGTTCCCCGTCGGGTTCGTGATGCTCTACCTGCTCGGCTACGACCTGCTCACCGGGGTGTTCACGCTCGGTCCGCTGGCCGTGCTCGATCGCCGCCCCGGCGCGACCTTCGGTGCGCTGATGCGCAACTGGGGCCTGGTGTTCCTCGGCAACTTCGGCGGAGCCTTCCTCGTCGCCATCCTCATGGCGATCTACTTCACCTACGGCTTCTCGACCGAGGCGAGCGCGGTCGGGCAGGCCATCAGCGACATCGGCCACGGCCGGACCGTCGGCTACGCCGATCACGGCGCCGCCGGAATGCTCACGCTGTTCATCCGCGGCGTGCTGTGCAACTGGATGGTCTCGACCGGCGTCGTGCTCGCGATGATCTCCGACTCGACGATCGGCAAGATCGTCGCGATGTGGATGCCGATCATGCTCTTCTTCTACATGGGCTTCGAGCACTCGATCGTGAACATGTTCCTGTTCCCGTCCGGGCTGCTGCTGGGCGCCGACTTCACACTGTGGGACTACCTGATCTGGAACGAGATCCCCACGGTCTTCGGCAACCTCGTGGGCGGTCTGCTGTTCGTCGGACTCCCCCTGTACTACACGCACGGCCGGCCGAAGGCTCGGAAGGCGCGGGCCGCAGGGCGCCGGGCTCGAGCCACGGCATCCGCACCGGCCGCCCCGGCTCCGACGGAGGACGTCGTGGACACGGCGACCAGGGAGCCGGCTCGGGTCTCCTGA
- a CDS encoding replication-associated recombination protein A yields MSSSASLMSGQTPLAVRMRPVSLDEVAGQKHLLRAGSPILALADPDATSPGAVSIILWGPPGTGKTTLAQAIARSSGRRFVELSAITAGVKDVREVMQEAVTQRDLYGQTTILFLDEIHRFTKAQQDALLPGVENGWVILIAATTENPSFSVISPLLSRSLLLTLQPLTDDDIGELVDRAVGDARGLHGAVALSDAARAALVRLASGDARRALTGLEAAAAVALSGTSDEDGDDDRDEDAEDAGAAGGPTITDDDVAQAVDRALLRYDRQGDEHYDVISAFIKSIRGSDPDAALHYLARMIEAGEDPRFIARRLVISAAEDIGLADPQGLVIATAAADAVAFIGMPEGRIPLAEATVYLATTAKSNAAYVGIDAAIADVRAGGFGRVPLHLRDAHYAGAKRLGHGKGYRYPHDAEHGVLPQQYLPDELDGRRYYNPKPLGAERDIAARLERIRRILGDR; encoded by the coding sequence ATGAGTTCATCCGCATCCCTGATGTCGGGGCAGACCCCGCTCGCGGTGCGGATGCGCCCGGTGTCCCTCGACGAGGTCGCCGGTCAGAAGCACCTGCTCAGGGCCGGTTCGCCGATCCTGGCGCTGGCGGACCCCGATGCGACCTCACCCGGTGCGGTGTCGATCATCCTGTGGGGGCCGCCTGGGACGGGCAAGACGACGCTCGCTCAGGCCATCGCACGTTCGTCCGGTCGCCGGTTCGTCGAGCTGTCGGCCATCACCGCAGGGGTGAAGGACGTGCGCGAGGTCATGCAGGAGGCCGTCACGCAGCGCGATCTCTACGGGCAGACAACGATCCTCTTCCTGGACGAGATCCATCGCTTCACGAAGGCGCAGCAGGACGCCCTGCTCCCGGGGGTCGAGAACGGCTGGGTCATCCTGATCGCCGCGACGACCGAGAACCCCTCGTTCTCGGTCATCTCGCCGCTGCTGTCGCGCTCGCTGCTGCTGACGCTGCAGCCGTTGACCGACGACGACATCGGCGAGCTCGTCGATCGCGCCGTCGGCGACGCCCGCGGTCTGCACGGCGCGGTCGCCCTGAGCGACGCGGCCCGCGCGGCGCTCGTCCGCCTCGCGTCGGGCGACGCCAGGCGCGCGCTGACCGGACTCGAGGCCGCGGCCGCCGTGGCGCTCTCGGGTACCTCGGACGAGGACGGTGACGACGACCGCGATGAGGATGCCGAGGATGCCGGCGCCGCAGGCGGCCCGACCATCACCGACGACGACGTCGCGCAGGCCGTCGATCGTGCGCTGCTGCGCTACGACCGTCAGGGCGACGAGCACTACGACGTCATCAGCGCTTTCATCAAGTCGATCCGCGGATCGGATCCCGATGCCGCCCTGCACTACCTGGCGCGCATGATCGAAGCGGGGGAGGACCCGCGCTTCATCGCCCGACGGCTGGTCATCTCGGCCGCCGAGGACATCGGTCTGGCAGATCCGCAGGGGCTCGTGATCGCGACGGCCGCCGCGGACGCCGTGGCGTTCATCGGGATGCCCGAAGGGCGCATCCCGCTCGCCGAGGCCACGGTCTATCTCGCGACCACGGCGAAATCGAACGCCGCGTACGTCGGGATCGATGCCGCGATCGCGGATGTCCGCGCCGGAGGCTTCGGGAGGGTGCCCCTGCACCTGCGCGACGCGCACTACGCCGGAGCGAAGCGGCTGGGGCACGGCAAGGGCTACCGATACCCGCACGACGCCGAGCACGGCGTCCTGCCGCAGCAGTACCTGCCGGACGAGCTGGACGGGCGGCGCTATTACAACCCGAAGCCGCTCGGCGCCGAGCGCGACATCGCGGCACGACTGGAGAGAATCAGGCGCATCCTCGGCGATCGCTGA
- the rpsD gene encoding 30S ribosomal protein S4, translated as MVTKSQDRRKVRLSRALGVALTPKAARYLEKRPYAPGEHGRTKRKADSDYAVRLREKQRLREQYGIREKQMRNTFNEARRQDGLTGENLVELLEMRLDALVLRSGFARTTAQARQLVVHRHILVDGQLVDRPSFRVKPGQLIHVKAKSEGTEPFQVAAAGGHAEVLPPVPGYLEVELDKLQARLVRRPKRAEVPVTCEVQLVVEYYAAR; from the coding sequence GTGGTCACGAAGTCCCAGGACCGCCGCAAGGTCCGTCTGTCCCGCGCCCTCGGCGTGGCACTCACCCCGAAGGCCGCCCGCTACCTCGAGAAGCGTCCCTACGCTCCGGGCGAGCACGGCCGCACCAAGCGCAAGGCTGACAGCGACTACGCCGTCCGTCTGCGTGAGAAGCAGCGTCTGCGCGAGCAGTACGGCATCCGCGAGAAGCAGATGCGCAACACCTTCAACGAGGCACGTCGTCAGGACGGCCTGACCGGTGAGAACCTGGTCGAGCTGCTCGAGATGCGTCTGGATGCCCTCGTGCTGCGTTCGGGCTTCGCCCGTACGACCGCGCAGGCTCGCCAGCTCGTCGTGCACCGTCACATCCTCGTCGACGGTCAGCTCGTCGACCGCCCGTCCTTCCGCGTGAAGCCGGGTCAGCTCATCCACGTCAAGGCCAAGAGCGAGGGCACCGAGCCCTTCCAGGTGGCGGCAGCCGGCGGTCACGCCGAGGTGCTCCCCCCGGTTCCGGGCTACCTCGAGGTCGAGCTCGACAAGCTGCAGGCACGCCTGGTCCGTCGTCCGAAGCGCGCCGAGGTCCCCGTGACCTGTGAAGTGCAGCTCGTCGTCGAGTACTACGCGGCTCGCTGA
- the alaS gene encoding alanine--tRNA ligase, with protein MNTADIAQRYLSFFEKNDHTIVPSASLVSDDPTVMFTIAGMVPFVPYLTGVVPAPYARAADLQKCIRTNDIEEVGKTARHGTFFQMLGNWSFGDYFKEGAISYAWELLTTSEADGGLGFAEKDIWVTVFETDDEAAALWQKIAGLPAERIQRMGKEDNYWHTGQPGPGGPCSEIYIDRGPAYGREGGPIVDDNRFTEIWNLVFMQDLLSDVRTKVDFDIAGALPKRNIDTGMGLERVAMFKQGVENMYETDQVRPVLDRAEAISGRTYGKVHEDDVRFRVIADHVRSSLMLLSDGVKPSNEGRGYILRRLMRRTVRAMRLLGVDAPTFPELFTASRDAMKTAYPVLEADWDRLSATAIAEEETFLRTLAQGSTILDLALGETKKTGGKTLAGSEAFLLHDTYGFPIDLTLEVAEEAGLNVDRAAFDELMREQRTRAKADAKSRKRQLADVSVYRELRGLGETGFDGYSELETESTVLGILVDGAPVASASEGQIAEIVLAETTLYAESGGQVADKGTITGAGFSLEVLDVQKPVAGLISHTVSVTTGSVAVDDRATTVVDAANRRAARQAHSATHLVHAALRDTLGRDATQAGSLNRAGYLRFDFSWSQALSADTRTEIEEITNRAVQDALEVTTRVLTLDEAKEAGAMALFGEKYGDVVRMVDIGGPWSRELCAGTHVSTSAEIGLVSITAESSVGASNRRIEALVGQDAFRELAAERTLVSQLTSTLKTPRDQLAERIAEIAANLKAAEKRIAQFEAKEREGRVPAIAEAAERVGAYRVAAQSLGEVGSADDIRGVALSVRDRLGADAAVVALGGVVSGRPMVVVATNDAARSAGAKAGALAKIAAAALGGGGGGRDDVAQGGGADASALPAALDGIVTELRGA; from the coding sequence ATGAACACTGCGGACATCGCGCAGCGCTATCTCTCCTTCTTCGAGAAGAACGACCACACCATCGTCCCGTCGGCCTCGCTGGTCTCCGACGATCCGACCGTGATGTTCACGATCGCCGGCATGGTCCCGTTCGTGCCGTACCTGACAGGAGTCGTCCCGGCGCCATACGCGCGCGCCGCCGACCTGCAGAAGTGCATCCGTACGAACGACATCGAAGAGGTCGGCAAGACCGCCAGGCACGGCACGTTCTTCCAGATGCTGGGCAACTGGTCCTTCGGCGACTACTTCAAAGAGGGTGCGATCAGCTACGCCTGGGAGCTGCTGACGACGTCCGAGGCCGACGGCGGCCTCGGCTTCGCGGAGAAGGACATCTGGGTCACCGTCTTCGAGACCGATGACGAGGCCGCAGCGCTCTGGCAGAAGATCGCAGGGCTCCCCGCCGAGCGCATCCAACGGATGGGCAAGGAGGACAACTACTGGCACACCGGTCAGCCGGGGCCGGGCGGTCCGTGCTCGGAGATCTACATCGACCGCGGTCCGGCGTACGGTCGCGAGGGCGGCCCGATCGTCGACGACAACAGGTTCACCGAGATCTGGAACCTCGTCTTCATGCAGGACCTCCTCAGCGACGTGCGCACGAAGGTCGACTTCGACATCGCAGGAGCCCTGCCGAAGCGCAATATCGACACCGGCATGGGCCTCGAGCGCGTCGCCATGTTCAAGCAGGGCGTCGAGAACATGTACGAGACCGACCAGGTCCGTCCCGTCCTCGACAGGGCCGAGGCGATCTCGGGTCGCACCTACGGCAAGGTCCACGAGGACGACGTGCGCTTCCGCGTGATCGCCGACCACGTGCGCTCCTCGCTCATGCTGCTCTCCGACGGCGTCAAGCCCTCCAACGAGGGACGCGGATACATCCTGCGCCGTCTGATGCGCCGCACGGTCCGCGCCATGCGCCTGCTCGGCGTCGATGCGCCCACGTTCCCCGAGCTCTTCACGGCGTCGCGCGACGCCATGAAGACGGCTTACCCGGTTCTCGAGGCCGACTGGGATCGGCTCTCCGCCACGGCGATCGCGGAGGAGGAGACGTTCCTGCGTACGCTCGCACAGGGCTCGACGATCCTCGACCTCGCGCTCGGCGAGACCAAGAAGACGGGCGGCAAGACGCTCGCCGGTTCCGAGGCGTTCCTGCTGCACGACACGTACGGGTTCCCGATCGATCTCACCCTCGAGGTCGCGGAAGAGGCGGGTCTGAACGTCGACCGCGCCGCATTCGACGAACTCATGCGCGAGCAGCGCACGCGGGCCAAGGCGGACGCGAAGAGCCGCAAGCGCCAGCTCGCGGATGTGTCCGTCTACCGCGAACTGCGCGGACTCGGCGAGACCGGGTTCGACGGGTACTCCGAACTCGAGACCGAGTCGACCGTCCTCGGCATCCTCGTCGACGGCGCGCCGGTCGCCAGCGCGTCCGAGGGCCAGATCGCCGAGATCGTGCTCGCCGAGACGACGCTGTACGCCGAGTCGGGTGGCCAGGTCGCCGACAAGGGCACCATCACGGGAGCCGGATTCTCGCTCGAGGTGCTCGACGTGCAGAAGCCGGTCGCCGGACTGATCAGTCACACCGTCTCCGTCACCACCGGGTCGGTCGCTGTCGACGACCGCGCGACGACGGTCGTCGACGCGGCCAACCGCCGTGCCGCCCGCCAGGCGCACTCCGCGACGCACCTCGTGCACGCCGCCCTCCGGGACACCCTCGGCCGGGATGCGACTCAGGCCGGTTCGCTCAACCGCGCCGGGTACCTGCGCTTCGACTTCTCCTGGAGCCAGGCCCTGTCCGCGGACACCCGCACCGAGATCGAGGAGATCACGAACCGGGCCGTCCAGGACGCGCTCGAGGTCACCACCCGCGTTCTGACCCTCGACGAGGCCAAGGAGGCCGGCGCCATGGCGCTGTTCGGCGAGAAGTACGGCGATGTCGTGCGGATGGTCGACATCGGCGGACCATGGTCGCGTGAGCTCTGCGCCGGAACGCACGTCTCCACGAGCGCCGAGATCGGCCTGGTCAGCATCACGGCCGAGTCGTCCGTCGGCGCATCCAACCGTCGTATCGAAGCACTCGTCGGCCAGGACGCGTTCCGCGAACTCGCCGCCGAGCGCACGCTGGTCTCGCAGCTGACGTCGACCCTGAAGACCCCGCGCGATCAGCTCGCCGAGCGCATCGCGGAGATCGCCGCGAACCTCAAGGCCGCGGAGAAGCGCATCGCGCAGTTCGAGGCCAAGGAGCGCGAGGGACGCGTCCCCGCGATCGCCGAAGCGGCCGAGCGCGTCGGCGCCTACCGCGTCGCGGCGCAGTCGCTGGGCGAGGTCGGCTCGGCCGATGACATCCGCGGTGTCGCCCTCAGCGTGCGCGACCGTCTCGGCGCGGACGCCGCCGTCGTCGCTCTCGGCGGCGTCGTTTCCGGACGCCCGATGGTCGTCGTGGCCACGAACGACGCGGCCCGTTCGGCCGGTGCCAAGGCGGGCGCGCTCGCGAAGATCGCCGCGGCCGCGCTCGGCGGCGGTGGAGGAGGGCGCGACGACGTCGCACAGGGCGGCGGCGCCGATGCCTCCGCGCTTCCCGCCGCTCTCGACGGCATCGTCACGGAGCTGCGCGGCGCGTGA
- the ruvX gene encoding Holliday junction resolvase RuvX: MSAFRRGIRLGIDVGKARVGVARCDPDGLLAVPVETVKRDDASVERLAELAGEYEPLEFVVGLPVNMRGGDTASTTDAREFATALARRTGLPVRLIDERLSTVSAHQALRASGRSQKNSRSIVDQVAAVVLLQQAIDMEKSSGTPAGTSVDLDEETH, from the coding sequence GTGAGCGCTTTCCGCCGCGGCATCCGGCTGGGCATCGATGTGGGAAAGGCCAGAGTCGGGGTCGCTCGCTGCGACCCCGACGGCCTGCTCGCCGTTCCCGTCGAGACCGTGAAGCGCGACGATGCGTCGGTCGAGCGCCTCGCGGAGCTCGCGGGGGAGTACGAGCCGCTGGAGTTCGTCGTCGGGCTCCCGGTCAACATGCGCGGCGGAGACACCGCGTCCACGACCGATGCGCGTGAGTTCGCGACCGCGCTCGCGCGGCGGACCGGCCTCCCCGTGCGGCTGATCGACGAGCGGCTGAGCACCGTGTCGGCGCATCAGGCCCTGCGCGCTTCGGGGAGATCTCAGAAGAACTCTCGTAGCATTGTCGATCAGGTTGCGGCAGTGGTCCTGCTGCAGCAGGCGATCGACATGGAGAAGAGCTCCGGAACCCCCGCCGGAACCTCCGTCGATCTCGATGAGGAGACCCACTGA